A single window of Ferrimonas balearica DSM 9799 DNA harbors:
- the dauA gene encoding C4-dicarboxylic acid transporter DauA — MPHRAHLFSLKVGHALSQACVAEPYNGRRFGQDLLAGITVGIIAIPLAMALAIASGVPPQYGLYTAVIAGFLIALTGGSRFSISGPTAAFVVLLFPIAEQFGLAGLLLATVMSGVILVVMALLRLGRLIQYIPESITLGFTAGIGVVIATLQLKDFFGLDVASMPEHYWDKVATLVAAAPTAHWPSLLVAGVTLATMLLWPKLKLPVPAHLPAVVIGSLIGLYLNQHGLAVDTIGSRFSYTLADGTTGFGIPPVMPEFQWPWLQPGPDGQALTISWSLVQALLPSAFAIAMLGAIESLLCAVVLDGMTKTRHSANSELLGQGLGNIVAPFFGGIPATAAIARSAANVKAGGQSPVSGMIHAIVVLLALVALTGVLAYIPMSAMAALLLVVAWNMSEAPKAVHLLKTAPRSDILVFLICFSLTVVFDMVIAISVGIALAALLFMKEVAEMTRVREISDDPRYVQRPLPENTAVLKVEGPLFFAAADNVFGEISQLSRDCHTIVLQMYSVALLDAGGLSALNKLIERCQENGTRLLICELQFQPLKTLAKAKVEPIEGVVHFYPSLDDALEAV; from the coding sequence GTGCCACATAGAGCTCACCTGTTTTCACTAAAGGTTGGCCACGCACTGTCTCAAGCTTGCGTTGCCGAACCCTATAACGGTCGTCGTTTCGGCCAGGATCTGCTGGCCGGCATCACCGTCGGCATCATCGCCATCCCCCTGGCCATGGCGTTGGCCATCGCCAGCGGCGTGCCGCCCCAGTACGGCCTCTACACCGCGGTTATCGCCGGTTTCCTGATCGCCCTGACCGGCGGCTCCCGCTTCAGCATCTCCGGCCCCACCGCCGCGTTTGTGGTGCTGCTGTTCCCCATCGCCGAGCAGTTCGGGCTGGCAGGCCTGCTGCTGGCCACGGTGATGTCCGGCGTCATCCTGGTGGTGATGGCGCTGCTGCGGCTTGGGCGCCTGATCCAATACATTCCGGAATCGATCACCTTAGGCTTTACCGCCGGTATCGGTGTGGTGATCGCCACCCTCCAGCTGAAGGATTTCTTTGGCCTGGATGTGGCCAGCATGCCGGAACACTATTGGGATAAAGTGGCGACGTTGGTCGCTGCCGCCCCCACTGCGCACTGGCCCAGCCTGCTGGTTGCCGGCGTGACCCTCGCCACCATGCTGCTCTGGCCCAAACTGAAACTGCCGGTGCCTGCCCACCTGCCAGCGGTGGTGATCGGCAGCCTGATTGGCCTCTACCTGAACCAGCACGGTCTCGCTGTTGACACCATCGGCAGTCGTTTCAGCTACACCCTGGCCGATGGCACCACCGGCTTTGGCATCCCGCCGGTGATGCCGGAGTTCCAGTGGCCCTGGCTGCAGCCGGGCCCCGATGGCCAGGCCCTGACCATCAGCTGGTCACTGGTGCAGGCGCTGCTGCCCTCAGCTTTTGCCATCGCCATGCTAGGTGCGATTGAATCGCTGCTCTGTGCAGTGGTGCTGGATGGCATGACCAAAACCCGCCACAGCGCCAACAGTGAACTGCTGGGCCAGGGCCTGGGCAACATTGTCGCGCCCTTCTTCGGCGGCATTCCTGCCACCGCTGCCATTGCGCGCTCGGCTGCCAACGTCAAAGCCGGTGGCCAAAGCCCGGTGTCCGGCATGATCCACGCCATCGTGGTATTGCTGGCGCTGGTGGCGCTGACCGGCGTGCTGGCTTACATCCCGATGTCCGCCATGGCCGCGCTGTTGCTGGTGGTCGCCTGGAACATGAGTGAAGCCCCCAAAGCGGTGCACCTGCTCAAAACCGCGCCGCGCAGCGACATTCTGGTGTTCCTGATCTGCTTCAGCCTGACCGTGGTGTTCGACATGGTGATCGCCATCAGTGTGGGGATTGCCCTTGCTGCCCTGCTGTTTATGAAAGAGGTGGCAGAGATGACCCGGGTACGGGAGATCAGTGACGACCCCCGCTATGTGCAACGCCCGCTGCCGGAAAACACCGCCGTCCTGAAAGTGGAAGGCCCGCTGTTTTTCGCCGCCGCCGACAACGTGTTCGGGGAGATCAGCCAGCTCAGTCGCGACTGCCACACCATCGTATTGCAGATGTACAGCGTGGCGCTGCTGGACGCCGGTGGCTTGTCAGCCCTCAATAAATTGATTGAGCGTTGTCAGGAGAACGGGACCCGGCTGTTGATCTGCGAACTGCAGTTCCAGCCCCTGAAAACCCTGGCCAAGGCCAAGGTGGAACCGATTGAGGGCGTGGTGCACTTCTACCCCAGCCTGGACGATGCGCTGGAAGCGGTGTAA
- a CDS encoding sigma-54-dependent transcriptional regulator, translating into MSHTKSILIVDDEASWLRSMTMTLNRLVPDALLETCLDSRKVMDRLGQSPFSLVLLDLTMPYISGEMLLEQIRRQHPQVRVIIVTGVNEVDTAVRCMRKGAYDFFVKTGEVAAMAASVKRALEIANLEQAYLNLSSRFLDKLLKTPQAFSDILTCSESMLDIFRYIEALSVSRQPMAICGETGTGKHLFAKAIHQTSCPDEPFVSIHLASLNTAAVDDTLFGHVKGAFAGADSHRAGLVRSAGNGVLFIDGIDELPPEVQGKLVTLVQTGEYFPLGSDRSLQSQCRVVCAASQPLSDLFEQGRLKEDLYYRLRAHQIQLPPLRERPADLPLLLSHFVHRACDDLEKAPLQIDEAVFPLLKAYPFPGNVRELEALAYDAVSRSTGAALCLDPFSSLVRDVSPSTVPDRLVFPAELPTLAQVGDLLIAEAMSRTAGNQSAAAALLGLSQPALSRRLAKGKAE; encoded by the coding sequence ATGAGCCACACCAAATCCATCCTGATCGTTGATGACGAAGCCAGCTGGCTTCGCAGCATGACCATGACCCTGAACCGGTTGGTGCCCGATGCCCTGCTGGAGACCTGTCTCGACAGCCGCAAGGTGATGGACCGGCTCGGTCAAAGCCCCTTCTCCCTGGTGCTGCTGGACCTGACCATGCCCTACATCAGTGGCGAGATGCTGCTGGAGCAGATCCGCCGCCAGCACCCTCAGGTGCGGGTCATCATTGTCACCGGAGTGAACGAAGTGGACACCGCCGTGCGCTGCATGCGCAAAGGCGCCTACGACTTTTTCGTCAAAACCGGTGAGGTGGCGGCCATGGCCGCCAGCGTCAAACGGGCGCTTGAGATCGCCAACCTGGAACAGGCCTACCTCAACCTCAGCAGCCGCTTCCTCGATAAGCTGCTGAAAACCCCACAGGCGTTTTCCGACATTCTGACCTGCTCCGAGTCGATGCTGGACATCTTCCGCTACATCGAAGCGCTGTCAGTCAGTCGCCAGCCCATGGCGATATGCGGTGAAACCGGCACCGGCAAGCACCTGTTTGCCAAGGCGATTCACCAAACCAGCTGCCCCGATGAACCCTTCGTCTCGATCCACCTGGCCAGCCTAAATACCGCCGCGGTGGACGACACCCTGTTCGGCCACGTAAAAGGCGCCTTTGCCGGGGCAGACAGCCATCGAGCAGGATTGGTGCGCAGCGCTGGCAACGGCGTGCTGTTTATCGACGGCATCGATGAGTTGCCACCGGAGGTCCAGGGCAAACTGGTGACACTGGTGCAAACCGGCGAATACTTCCCGCTGGGTTCCGATCGCAGCCTGCAGAGCCAGTGCCGGGTCGTGTGTGCCGCCAGCCAGCCGCTCAGCGATCTGTTTGAACAGGGCCGCCTGAAAGAGGACCTTTACTACCGCTTGCGGGCCCATCAAATCCAACTGCCGCCACTGCGGGAGCGCCCGGCAGACCTGCCGCTGCTGCTGAGCCACTTTGTCCATCGCGCCTGCGACGATCTGGAAAAAGCGCCGCTGCAGATCGACGAAGCGGTGTTCCCCCTGCTCAAGGCTTACCCCTTCCCGGGCAACGTCCGGGAACTGGAAGCGCTGGCCTACGATGCAGTCAGTCGCAGCACAGGAGCCGCCCTGTGCCTCGACCCCTTCAGCAGCCTGGTGCGGGATGTCAGCCCCAGCACCGTGCCAGACCGGCTGGTGTTTCCCGCTGAACTGCCCACTCTGGCTCAGGTCGGTGACCTGTTGATTGCCGAAGCGATGAGCCGCACCGCCGGCAACCAAAGTGCCGCGGCCGCGCTACTGGGGCTCAGCCAACCGGCGCTGAGCCGACGTCTGGCCAAGGGCAAAGCCGAGTAA
- a CDS encoding ATP-binding protein translates to MNRLLFLCLALLPGLALAKPIVVGVHSHTPPFEWRQNGIDTGMHVDLALRIGRRLGQDVQIRRHNFQTLLDKLERHEIDLVVAVSPVDRRRQLPQSDPIFTTFAKAYSLPSQPYITDWAQLAGMRIAVKVGSFVDVFLADKDWPFEIVPVDLYETGFRRLQAGQVDLVIAEQYVARRLQPKYDRVHSASDPLIYGSFNFISYAGNDALIAEINQQLRQMKISGEYDRLLNQWLGIGREKVDLEATQSRYTQAAYAVAIISLLGMIVTWRMSRGLKKRDSELRNELVHRRKAENGYALLSRQFQSVLDGLPHGIGLYDGQRNRLWGNDKAQAFLSVKHQLVNANGPLDLDAAIVAVLKSGAASVEHYQDDQGRHWELRCHPLLQRQVVVMGLDITEQVLLRQENDKASRLASLGELSAGVAHEINNPTGLILQQVALLADALPDLKPACDAYEQDDPFWEVAGLPPQRALSELQHCHESIHDSARRISTIVSDLKRYAQPDHEHLTQAISLNAVVETALRLTTNQHKAFQLTTELCPTLPMIQAQQQAMEQVLINLIQNACHALPTEGGQLWIRTGSVDDRPFLEVEDNGHGMSPEIRDRIIEPFFTTRRAEGGTGLGMAVCARILAEHQAQMNIDSTPGQGTRIRILFPPEKLA, encoded by the coding sequence ATGAATCGTCTTCTGTTTTTATGCCTTGCCCTGCTGCCCGGGCTGGCACTGGCCAAGCCCATTGTGGTGGGCGTACACAGCCACACTCCCCCGTTCGAATGGCGCCAGAATGGCATCGATACCGGCATGCACGTCGATCTGGCGCTGCGGATCGGCCGACGCCTGGGCCAGGATGTTCAGATCCGTCGCCACAACTTCCAGACACTGCTCGACAAACTGGAGCGACACGAAATCGATCTTGTGGTGGCAGTCAGCCCGGTAGACCGACGCCGCCAGTTGCCCCAGTCTGATCCCATCTTTACCACCTTTGCCAAAGCCTACTCCCTGCCCTCCCAGCCCTACATCACCGACTGGGCCCAGCTGGCCGGGATGCGCATCGCGGTTAAGGTTGGCTCTTTTGTCGATGTGTTTCTGGCGGACAAGGACTGGCCCTTTGAGATCGTTCCGGTGGACCTTTATGAAACCGGGTTCCGCCGCCTGCAGGCCGGGCAGGTTGACCTGGTGATCGCCGAGCAGTACGTCGCACGGCGCTTGCAGCCCAAGTACGATCGGGTCCACTCCGCTTCTGACCCCCTGATCTACGGCTCCTTCAATTTCATCAGTTACGCTGGCAACGACGCGCTGATCGCTGAGATCAACCAACAGCTGCGGCAGATGAAAATCAGCGGTGAGTACGACCGCCTGCTCAATCAGTGGCTGGGAATCGGCCGGGAAAAAGTCGACCTGGAAGCCACCCAGAGTCGTTACACCCAGGCCGCCTACGCGGTGGCCATCATCTCGCTGCTGGGGATGATCGTCACCTGGCGGATGAGCCGTGGCCTGAAGAAGCGGGATTCGGAACTGCGTAACGAGCTGGTCCACCGCCGCAAGGCGGAGAATGGCTATGCCCTGCTGTCCCGCCAGTTTCAGTCGGTACTGGATGGCCTGCCCCACGGCATCGGCCTTTACGATGGCCAGCGCAACCGATTATGGGGGAACGATAAGGCCCAGGCGTTCCTGTCGGTCAAACACCAACTGGTCAACGCCAACGGACCGCTGGACCTGGACGCCGCCATTGTTGCGGTGCTGAAAAGTGGCGCCGCCTCGGTGGAGCACTATCAGGATGACCAGGGCCGCCACTGGGAGCTGCGCTGCCACCCCCTGCTGCAGCGCCAGGTGGTGGTGATGGGTCTGGACATTACTGAGCAGGTTCTGCTGCGTCAGGAAAACGACAAGGCCAGTCGACTTGCCAGCCTTGGCGAGCTCTCCGCCGGCGTGGCCCATGAAATCAACAACCCCACCGGGCTGATCCTGCAACAGGTGGCCCTATTGGCCGACGCACTGCCGGACCTCAAACCCGCCTGCGACGCCTACGAACAGGACGATCCCTTCTGGGAAGTCGCCGGACTGCCGCCTCAGCGGGCGCTGAGCGAGTTACAGCACTGCCATGAAAGCATCCACGACAGTGCCCGCCGCATCAGCACCATCGTCAGCGATTTGAAGCGCTACGCTCAGCCGGACCACGAACACCTGACCCAGGCCATCAGCCTCAACGCGGTGGTGGAGACCGCGCTGCGCCTCACCACCAACCAGCACAAGGCGTTTCAGCTGACCACCGAGCTGTGCCCCACCCTGCCGATGATCCAGGCTCAGCAGCAGGCGATGGAGCAGGTCTTGATCAACCTGATTCAGAACGCCTGCCATGCCCTGCCTACCGAAGGCGGACAGTTGTGGATCCGCACCGGCAGCGTGGACGATCGCCCCTTTCTGGAGGTGGAGGACAATGGCCACGGCATGAGCCCCGAAATTCGCGACCGCATCATTGAGCCCTTCTTTACCACCCGACGCGCCGAGGGCGGCACCGGCCTGGGCATGGCAGTTTGCGCCCGGATCCTGGCTGAACACCAGGCTCAGATGAACATCGATTCCACGCCGGGGCAAGGCACCCGGATCCGCATTCTGTTTCCGCCGGAGAAACTGGCATGA
- a CDS encoding porin, producing the protein MMNKFALSTLAVALSATSLMAQAEAPQFYGALRASVTHADTGFASNPGGGEGTQLENDFSMIGVRGSHAVSDTLNVVYQAEVQVNGMDQDNGKDPFSSRNTYLGLDSSQLGRLIFGRHDQAFMLAEGKVDQFNLTNTDMNRLLAGNNRHGDQVMYFSPNMAGFQFIGSYLLEDDYYASGKAPEGVDPYSVTVSYGDKMMKKQPFFFAVAYNGGIGGDEAVRATGQYKLGDFKIGAVYQNTQDKEFDNLDGNGFIVDLAYGLTEKLSLKARYGQDDSGNGGYIGKVMGSLDGLDKTTVDSTKVTNYAVGADYALSKQTKLFAHYSVFDAEVKTAAATLYDDTDNLFTVGMHYKF; encoded by the coding sequence ATGATGAACAAATTTGCGTTGTCTACATTGGCCGTTGCCCTGTCTGCCACCAGCCTGATGGCTCAGGCTGAAGCACCGCAGTTCTATGGTGCCCTGCGCGCCAGTGTGACCCATGCGGATACCGGTTTTGCCTCTAACCCGGGCGGCGGTGAAGGCACCCAGCTTGAAAACGATTTCTCCATGATTGGTGTGCGCGGCAGCCACGCCGTCAGCGATACCCTGAACGTGGTGTACCAGGCAGAAGTCCAGGTTAACGGCATGGATCAGGACAATGGCAAAGACCCCTTCTCCTCCCGTAACACCTACCTGGGTCTGGATTCCAGCCAACTGGGCCGCCTGATCTTCGGTCGTCACGACCAGGCCTTTATGCTGGCCGAAGGTAAAGTGGATCAGTTCAACCTGACCAACACCGATATGAACCGCCTGCTGGCCGGTAACAACCGCCACGGCGACCAGGTGATGTACTTCAGCCCCAACATGGCCGGCTTCCAGTTCATCGGTTCCTACCTGCTGGAAGATGACTACTACGCCAGCGGCAAAGCGCCGGAAGGCGTTGACCCCTACTCCGTGACTGTCAGCTACGGCGACAAGATGATGAAGAAGCAGCCCTTCTTCTTCGCGGTGGCGTACAACGGCGGCATCGGTGGTGACGAAGCGGTACGTGCCACCGGCCAGTACAAACTGGGCGATTTCAAAATCGGCGCTGTGTACCAGAACACCCAGGACAAAGAGTTCGACAACCTGGACGGCAACGGCTTTATCGTTGACCTGGCCTACGGCCTGACCGAAAAACTGAGCCTGAAAGCCCGTTACGGCCAGGACGACTCCGGTAACGGTGGCTACATCGGTAAAGTGATGGGCAGCCTCGACGGCCTGGACAAAACCACCGTCGACAGCACCAAAGTCACCAACTACGCGGTCGGTGCGGACTACGCCCTGTCCAAGCAAACCAAACTGTTTGCTCACTACAGCGTATTTGACGCCGAAGTGAAAACCGCTGCGGCCACCCTGTATGACGACACCGACAACCTGTTCACCGTCGGCATGCACTACAAATTCTAA
- a CDS encoding flavocytochrome c, whose product MMKTRFTLTLAAGLVAGVLAAPTFAADNLAAFHNDMGGCQNCHSDANKPTDDNLTHENEQCQSCHGTLADVAATEENVEHSPHLSHLPGEPACTSCHMGHEKSVVYCDSCHSFDFNMPFEGKWERHEPSINELLKANSDIEKALKAAPRDTTDIVIIGSGGAGLSAAVAAHDKGAKVIVLEKEPLVGGNTKLAAGGMNAALTKQQKAKGIEDSLELMTEDTMKGGRNINDPALVEVLVTHSAGSVDWLTGLGADLNDVGRMGGASVNRTHRPTGGAGVGAHVVQVLYDNAEKREIDIRFNSRAVEILEDDNGQVRGVLVKGGHTGYYWIKADAVVVATGGFARNNERVASLDPKLKGFAATNHPGATGDGLDVASNAGAAMKDLEYIQAHPTLSVAGGVMVTEAVRGNGAILVNREGDRFVNEITTRDKASAAILEQTGKTAFLIFDDSVRHSLKKIERYIELGVVPSNSSLKALGDSLGINGAELEKSVARYNEFVAAGKDGDFARPNMPRSLNQGNFYAIEVTPAVHHTMGGVKIDNHGEVVSTEGKVIKGMFAAGEVTGGVHGANRLGGNAISDIVTFGRMAGENAAAFVKK is encoded by the coding sequence ATGATGAAAACACGCTTTACCCTGACCTTGGCCGCGGGCCTTGTGGCTGGTGTACTGGCTGCCCCGACCTTCGCCGCCGATAACCTGGCTGCCTTCCATAACGACATGGGCGGCTGTCAGAACTGCCACAGCGACGCCAACAAGCCGACCGACGACAACCTGACTCATGAGAATGAGCAGTGTCAGAGCTGTCACGGCACCCTGGCGGACGTGGCCGCGACAGAAGAAAACGTGGAACACAGCCCCCACCTGTCTCACCTGCCTGGTGAGCCGGCCTGTACCTCCTGTCACATGGGCCACGAAAAGTCCGTGGTGTACTGCGATTCCTGCCACAGCTTTGACTTCAACATGCCGTTCGAAGGCAAGTGGGAGCGTCATGAGCCCAGCATCAACGAGCTGCTGAAAGCCAACTCCGACATCGAAAAAGCCCTGAAAGCGGCACCGCGCGATACCACTGATATCGTGATCATCGGTTCCGGCGGTGCGGGCCTGTCTGCTGCGGTTGCTGCGCACGACAAAGGCGCCAAAGTGATCGTGCTGGAGAAAGAGCCGCTGGTGGGGGGTAACACCAAACTGGCTGCCGGTGGTATGAACGCCGCGCTGACCAAGCAGCAGAAAGCCAAAGGCATCGAAGACAGCCTGGAGCTGATGACTGAAGACACCATGAAGGGTGGTCGCAACATCAACGATCCGGCCCTGGTTGAGGTGCTGGTGACTCACTCCGCGGGTTCCGTAGACTGGCTGACCGGCCTGGGCGCGGACCTGAACGATGTCGGCCGTATGGGCGGTGCTTCCGTTAACCGTACCCACCGTCCGACCGGCGGTGCTGGCGTGGGTGCCCACGTGGTTCAGGTGCTGTACGACAACGCCGAGAAACGTGAAATCGACATCCGTTTCAACAGCCGTGCTGTTGAGATCCTGGAAGACGACAACGGCCAGGTTCGCGGCGTTCTGGTGAAAGGTGGCCACACTGGCTACTACTGGATCAAAGCGGATGCGGTTGTGGTTGCTACCGGTGGTTTTGCCCGTAACAACGAGCGTGTTGCCTCACTGGATCCGAAGCTGAAAGGCTTTGCTGCCACCAACCACCCGGGCGCAACCGGTGACGGTCTGGACGTAGCGTCCAACGCTGGCGCAGCGATGAAGGATCTGGAGTACATCCAGGCTCACCCGACCCTGTCCGTAGCGGGCGGCGTGATGGTGACCGAAGCGGTTCGTGGTAACGGTGCCATCCTGGTGAACCGTGAAGGTGACCGTTTCGTCAACGAAATCACCACTCGTGACAAAGCCTCTGCCGCCATTCTGGAGCAGACCGGCAAAACCGCATTCCTGATCTTCGATGATTCTGTTCGTCACTCTCTGAAGAAGATTGAGCGTTACATCGAACTGGGCGTAGTGCCGAGCAACTCCAGCCTGAAAGCGCTGGGTGACTCCCTGGGCATCAACGGTGCTGAGCTGGAGAAATCCGTGGCTCGTTACAACGAGTTTGTGGCCGCAGGCAAAGATGGCGACTTCGCTCGTCCGAACATGCCGCGCAGCCTGAACCAGGGTAACTTCTACGCCATTGAAGTGACTCCGGCGGTTCACCACACCATGGGTGGCGTGAAGATCGACAACCACGGTGAAGTGGTCAGCACCGAAGGCAAAGTGATCAAGGGCATGTTCGCTGCCGGTGAAGTGACCGGTGGGGTACACGGTGCCAACCGTCTCGGTGGTAACGCCATCTCCGACATCGTGACCTTCGGTCGCATGGCCGGTGAAAACGCCGCGGCCTTCGTTAAGAAGTAA
- a CDS encoding GNAT family N-acetyltransferase has translation MKIVELRTTLGRERALQALLVDAVTSGALIGFLPPITSAEATAYWADVESGLGAGQRKLFVAHEGGRVIGAVQLSLCRKGNGRHRGEVEKLMVRTDHRGRGIARALMAHLEQVAQQCGLLLLVLDTRLGDVASMLYQSIGFVEAGQIPHFARSVDGRFDATVIFYKFLNIKPITGEDNAVKTPVI, from the coding sequence GTGAAGATCGTGGAGTTGAGAACCACCCTGGGCAGGGAGCGTGCGCTGCAAGCATTGCTTGTTGATGCGGTCACCAGTGGGGCGTTAATCGGCTTTTTGCCACCGATCACATCGGCTGAAGCAACAGCATACTGGGCGGATGTTGAGTCCGGGCTTGGTGCAGGCCAACGGAAGCTGTTTGTGGCGCACGAGGGTGGACGTGTCATCGGCGCCGTTCAGTTGTCGCTGTGCCGGAAGGGAAACGGGCGTCACCGCGGTGAGGTGGAAAAGCTGATGGTCAGAACCGATCACCGGGGTCGGGGCATCGCAAGGGCGCTGATGGCCCACCTGGAGCAGGTCGCCCAACAGTGTGGTTTGTTGTTGCTTGTGCTGGACACCCGGCTGGGGGATGTGGCCTCTATGCTTTACCAATCCATTGGGTTTGTGGAAGCGGGCCAGATACCTCACTTTGCCCGCAGCGTAGATGGGCGGTTTGATGCCACCGTGATCTTCTATAAGTTTTTGAACATAAAGCCCATCACCGGGGAGGATAATGCGGTGAAAACCCCGGTGATCTGA
- a CDS encoding L,D-transpeptidase family protein — protein sequence MRVLISLLIFLGFSAQAAIYSAPPQGSRLLGFPMEHRVAEGQSLDHVAQQYDMGLLAMMAANPGVDPFLPPTGSTLTLPSQMLLPDVERRGVVINLAELRLYYFDNARGRVYVYPIGIGRVGRETPLVKTKISQRIKDPTWTPTANTRKEWLEERGIELPRVVPAGPDNPMGHRALRLSYGNGEYLIHGTNHEFGIGMRVSAGCIRMRPNDIEELFELVRVGEPVRIINEPIKISGEPNGLYLEVHEPLSKNEELDKSAKTLELSAEQVKVLSAPELNDSKIQTLLREQRGLPMMVN from the coding sequence GTGCGCGTTCTGATTTCACTGCTGATTTTTCTCGGGTTTTCTGCTCAGGCTGCCATCTATTCGGCCCCGCCGCAGGGCAGCCGGCTGCTCGGTTTCCCGATGGAACACCGAGTGGCTGAAGGCCAGTCGCTGGACCATGTGGCCCAGCAGTACGATATGGGGCTGCTGGCGATGATGGCCGCGAACCCCGGCGTTGATCCCTTTCTGCCGCCCACCGGCAGCACCCTGACCCTGCCGTCGCAGATGCTGCTGCCGGACGTGGAGCGTCGCGGTGTGGTGATCAACCTTGCTGAGCTGCGTCTCTACTATTTTGATAACGCTCGTGGGCGGGTCTACGTCTATCCCATCGGCATCGGCCGGGTAGGGCGTGAAACCCCTCTGGTTAAAACCAAGATCAGCCAACGCATTAAGGATCCGACTTGGACGCCGACGGCCAACACCCGCAAGGAGTGGCTGGAGGAGCGTGGTATCGAGTTGCCTCGTGTGGTGCCCGCCGGACCGGATAACCCCATGGGACATCGGGCATTGCGCCTCTCCTACGGTAATGGCGAATACCTGATCCACGGCACCAACCACGAGTTTGGCATCGGCATGCGGGTCAGCGCCGGCTGCATCCGGATGCGCCCTAACGACATCGAAGAACTGTTCGAGCTGGTGCGGGTGGGGGAACCGGTCCGCATCATCAATGAGCCTATCAAGATTTCAGGTGAACCTAACGGGCTCTACCTGGAGGTGCATGAGCCGCTCAGCAAAAATGAAGAGCTGGATAAGAGCGCCAAGACCCTGGAGCTTTCCGCCGAGCAAGTCAAGGTACTGAGCGCGCCGGAGCTGAACGACAGCAAGATCCAAACCCTGCTGCGTGAACAGCGCGGATTGCCGATGATGGTGAACTGA
- a CDS encoding Lpp/OprI family alanine-zipper lipoprotein, which produces MKAKLFIGLAMSALLFGCANTSELEAQVQSMSNKVDSLSDQVGALRADHSQMNSDIRAARAAAEDAQAEAARANARIDNMATGYRK; this is translated from the coding sequence ATGAAAGCTAAACTGTTTATCGGTCTTGCCATGAGCGCCCTGCTCTTCGGTTGTGCCAACACTTCTGAGCTGGAAGCTCAGGTTCAGTCCATGTCCAATAAAGTGGACTCTCTGTCTGATCAAGTTGGCGCACTGCGTGCCGACCACAGCCAAATGAACAGCGATATCCGCGCTGCTCGTGCCGCTGCTGAAGATGCCCAAGCCGAAGCCGCTCGCGCTAACGCTCGCATCGATAACATGGCCACCGGTTACCGTAAGTGA